A region of Natribaculum luteum DNA encodes the following proteins:
- a CDS encoding helix-turn-helix domain-containing protein encodes MSRKKYIVDLSDEERTELEEFVTKGTHRAEAINRARILLKADDGLTDEAICEHVGCSVGTPHRTRKAYSERGIAAIHRRKPDRDYTPKLDGRAEAHLVALACSDPPEGRTRWTYALLADRLVTLEEIEFDSISEETVRQRLKKRPEATPL; translated from the coding sequence ATGAGCCGGAAGAAGTACATCGTCGATCTCTCAGACGAAGAACGCACTGAACTCGAAGAGTTCGTTACGAAGGGCACACACCGGGCAGAAGCAATCAACCGCGCAAGGATCCTCCTGAAGGCTGATGACGGGCTCACAGATGAGGCCATCTGTGAGCACGTCGGGTGTTCGGTTGGGACACCCCATCGGACCCGCAAAGCGTACTCCGAGCGAGGGATTGCGGCGATTCATCGCCGCAAACCCGACAGAGACTACACGCCGAAGCTTGACGGTCGTGCTGAAGCACATCTCGTTGCTCTCGCCTGTTCAGACCCACCAGAAGGCCGAACGCGCTGGACGTATGCGCTTCTCGCAGACCGCCTTGTCACGCTTGAGGAGATCGAGTTCGACTCGATCTCCGAGGAAACCGTCCGACAGCGGCTAAAAAAACGACCTGAAGCCACACCGCTCTGA
- a CDS encoding transposase, whose amino-acid sequence MKAREYLDRFEFYYTPTHGSWLNMAELVWSTLQTQCLNRRIPDAATLQSEVAAWEAERNELDVTVNWQFTNEDARTKLHRLYPTVEEAED is encoded by the coding sequence GTGAAAGCACGCGAGTATCTCGATCGGTTCGAGTTCTACTACACGCCCACGCACGGAAGTTGGCTGAATATGGCCGAACTCGTCTGGAGCACGCTCCAGACCCAGTGCCTCAACCGCCGAATTCCGGACGCAGCGACGCTCCAGTCGGAGGTCGCTGCGTGGGAAGCTGAGCGCAATGAGTTGGATGTCACGGTCAACTGGCAATTCACAAACGAGGACGCTCGAACGAAACTACACCGCCTCTATCCGACTGTCGAGGAGGCTGAGGACTAG
- a CDS encoding DUF7539 family protein, whose product MATFANERELLAEVRDRLDGWLYRSRADAFSELFDGPDAKLSDEEVQLLDRLDSRWSREHGQGLWDADEYAIVPVGTMDEESAPQVVCTTHPRLPEEGYPGVETLDAETREKLNDALWEYAERVVDLTQQELEEFVWSADGETWSE is encoded by the coding sequence ATGGCGACGTTCGCAAACGAGCGCGAGCTGCTGGCAGAAGTCAGGGATCGACTCGACGGCTGGCTCTACCGTTCCAGAGCGGATGCGTTCTCGGAACTCTTCGACGGTCCCGACGCGAAACTCTCCGACGAAGAAGTGCAGTTGCTCGATCGCCTCGACTCGCGGTGGAGCCGAGAACACGGGCAGGGGCTGTGGGACGCAGACGAATACGCCATCGTCCCGGTCGGGACGATGGACGAGGAGAGCGCGCCACAGGTCGTCTGTACGACACACCCTCGCCTCCCGGAGGAGGGATATCCCGGAGTGGAGACGCTCGACGCGGAAACTCGCGAGAAGCTAAACGACGCGCTGTGGGAGTACGCCGAACGGGTCGTCGACCTCACACAGCAGGAACTCGAGGAGTTCGTCTGGTCTGCGGACGGCGAGACGTGGAGCGAGTGA
- a CDS encoding IclR family transcriptional regulator, with product MPTDREGGGGIKSVETAFAIIETLHDRRRARLTELAAEIDIANSTAHEHLSTLQEHGYVIEEDDGYRLGLKFLDHGTQAKQHYQDFTQVARPVLEQLVDETDEAVNLVVEEHGRAVYVDRLTGDRGVPTNSWAGRRKPLHALASGKAILAHLSDDRLDEIVDDRGLPAVTDQTLTSREQLQAELERIRDQEIAFNDRESHESIRAVSAPVVLDDRVYGAVSVAGPAKRLTGSYFENEIPDLLLGAVNEIELKLTYQ from the coding sequence ATGCCCACTGATCGAGAAGGCGGAGGGGGAATCAAGTCGGTGGAGACCGCGTTCGCCATCATCGAAACACTTCACGACCGACGGCGGGCCCGATTGACGGAACTCGCAGCGGAGATCGACATCGCGAACAGCACCGCCCACGAACACCTTTCGACGCTGCAGGAACACGGGTACGTCATCGAGGAAGACGACGGCTACCGGCTCGGGCTGAAGTTTCTCGATCACGGGACGCAGGCGAAACAGCACTACCAGGACTTCACGCAGGTCGCTCGTCCGGTGTTAGAACAACTCGTCGACGAAACAGACGAGGCCGTAAATCTCGTCGTCGAAGAGCACGGTCGAGCGGTGTACGTCGACCGGCTCACCGGCGATCGCGGCGTACCGACGAACTCCTGGGCGGGACGACGAAAACCGCTTCACGCGCTCGCTTCCGGGAAGGCGATCCTCGCACACCTGTCCGACGATCGGCTAGACGAGATCGTCGACGACCGCGGCCTCCCTGCAGTCACCGACCAGACGCTGACGTCTCGCGAGCAGTTGCAGGCGGAGCTCGAGCGGATCCGGGACCAGGAGATCGCGTTCAACGACCGGGAGTCCCACGAGAGCATCCGCGCGGTCAGCGCGCCTGTCGTGCTCGACGACCGCGTCTACGGAGCGGTCTCCGTCGCCGGCCCTGCCAAGCGTTTGACTGGGTCGTACTTCGAAAACGAGATCCCCGACCTGCTGTTGGGCGCCGTAAACGAGATCGAACTGAAACTCACCTACCAGTGA
- a CDS encoding DUF7557 family protein, giving the protein MTYTLEISDELKERLDDHTEEDESYEEFISELVSIYETEGAFLQEGYSE; this is encoded by the coding sequence ATGACGTACACACTCGAAATCAGCGACGAACTCAAAGAACGGCTCGACGATCACACGGAGGAGGACGAATCGTACGAGGAGTTCATCTCGGAACTGGTCTCGATATACGAGACCGAAGGTGCATTCCTCCAGGAAGGATACTCGGAGTGA
- a CDS encoding amidohydrolase family protein, giving the protein MSSQAAEPDTVRSLDDLDVIVDTDFHLTERQADIFPYLEDPFYSLLNSQGEGDDYGYLGRVYPAHGMVYSVTVGKADSPTVRTSEDVQKGKDLIEWDKAIATPTQNLYLAAVHHDDLAAALARAYNKWLLDNIVDTDEGVYGALVVAPQKPIKAAELVDDFADESGIAAVMIPSGSVHPPLGNEDYYPLYEACERAGLPIKMHNAAGTMMTRFPTQWQSLNRALPVHVTSHNMMHQVNLADMLTQGVPVRFPDLDFVIQEAGLGWYPYFMRRFDHDYMGAKFDAPMLEKEPSEYLRDQFYVTSQPVEGADDPEYLNSIVRLFEGENSLMFSSDYPHFDFDYTDALMKILRSEFDGDEIKNIYGETAEDVYRF; this is encoded by the coding sequence ATGAGTTCTCAAGCAGCAGAGCCGGATACGGTTCGCTCGCTAGACGATTTGGACGTCATCGTCGACACCGACTTCCACCTCACGGAACGGCAAGCGGACATCTTCCCTTACCTCGAGGACCCGTTTTACAGCCTGTTGAACAGCCAGGGTGAGGGAGACGACTACGGCTACCTGGGCCGCGTCTACCCCGCACACGGCATGGTTTACTCGGTGACGGTTGGGAAAGCAGATTCGCCCACTGTCCGGACCTCGGAAGACGTCCAGAAGGGGAAAGACCTTATCGAGTGGGACAAGGCTATCGCCACTCCGACGCAGAACCTCTACCTCGCTGCCGTCCATCACGACGATCTCGCAGCCGCACTCGCGAGAGCCTACAACAAGTGGCTCCTCGACAACATCGTCGACACGGACGAGGGCGTCTACGGTGCGCTCGTCGTCGCGCCACAGAAACCGATCAAGGCAGCCGAACTGGTCGACGACTTCGCCGACGAGTCGGGCATCGCAGCAGTGATGATTCCGAGTGGATCGGTCCACCCCCCGCTCGGTAACGAAGACTACTACCCGCTCTACGAGGCGTGTGAGCGCGCCGGACTGCCGATCAAGATGCACAACGCGGCCGGGACGATGATGACCCGGTTCCCGACGCAGTGGCAGTCGCTCAATCGTGCGCTGCCGGTTCACGTCACCTCCCACAACATGATGCACCAGGTGAACCTGGCGGACATGCTGACCCAGGGCGTGCCCGTCCGCTTCCCCGACCTCGACTTCGTCATTCAGGAAGCCGGCCTGGGCTGGTACCCCTACTTCATGCGCCGGTTCGACCACGACTACATGGGAGCGAAGTTCGACGCGCCGATGCTCGAGAAAGAGCCAAGCGAGTACCTCCGGGACCAGTTCTACGTGACCAGCCAGCCCGTCGAGGGTGCAGACGATCCCGAGTACCTCAACTCGATCGTCCGTCTCTTCGAAGGGGAAAACAGCCTGATGTTCTCCTCGGACTACCCGCATTTCGACTTCGACTACACCGACGCGCTGATGAAGATCCTGCGCTCGGAGTTCGACGGCGACGAGATCAAGAACATCTACGGCGAAACTGCAGAAGACGTTTACAGGTTCTAG